CTGCCCATCTGCGTTGTTGCCCACAAACCCGCAATCCTCACGTACTTTCATGTACGTTCCGGTTGCGGGTCTGCGGGCGCCTAGCATCTGGGCAGTTTGCGAAGGTTCCCTGTTATCATGGTTTCTGGGTGACCCTTATTAATCCGGTGTTAGGCGGAGAAAGTCGGTTCGTCACTTTGGGTGTCATCGGAAGCGGTGACTTCGGCGGCGGGTTCTTCAAAAACAGGAATTTCGCAGGTTTTTGAGCTCTCATCCGGAAGGGATTTGAGAAAAGCCTGAAGTTCCTGTTTGCTGAGAGTTCCGTCGCGCAAGGCACGTTCGCGAGTACGGTTGTCGAATTTTTGTTCTGTTGTTTCTGGTTTCATCGTCCTGTTTTCTCGATCTGAGTTATGATTTTTCCGTCTTTGAAAATACGGACATCGCCCGAGGATTCGGAGATAACAAAAGCCACCGCGCTGGTCAAGGTCGTAATTCCGGCGCCTGCCTGATGTCTTGATCCCAAACCCCGCGGCAAATTTTCTTCCCCACCGGCGGCGCCCAAGTAGCAACCCGCGGTTAAAATAATTCCTTCACCGCTGATGACAAAAGCGCCGTCCATGGCGGCAAATTCGCGGATTGTTTCTTTGAGTTGGGGTGAGAGGACGTTGCGTTCTTCTTCATCATATCCCTTGAAAGGATTGATAATCATCTGTTTGACGAGCGGCATGACTTTTTCCGTATCTCCCACGACAAAAATGGTACCGACCGGTTTTCCTTCACGCCCTTTTTCCGCGAGTTCCAAACTCAAGTGGAGGACCGCTTGAAAGACTTCCGGTTGTACACTGTTGGCGATGGTAGCAATTCCTTTACTCATCACAATTTCCGATTCCTTGGCGGTGTCGAGAAGTTGAAGATGATCCAAAAATCCGAGATCGGGGGAACCAACGACACAAACCACCTTGTCCCCGGGAGTAAGATAGTCAAGCGAAAGGGCCGTAGTGGCCGCCAATTTGATGAGACTTATACGGCTTAAGTGAATTTTTGGGAGTGAGATAAGAGCCTTGCAATGTTTTTGCAACGAGGCTTCAGCATCGCCGTTGGTTTCCAGTTTTTTCTTTCGGCTCAACAAGAAA
This region of Deltaproteobacteria bacterium genomic DNA includes:
- a CDS encoding DNA integrity scanning protein DisA nucleotide-binding domain protein, giving the protein MKPANVLMIKTAFQLAAKVQAKAVMIYADVLEDLDFKGRFSKKLDLFLLSRKKKLETNGDAEASLQKHCKALISLPKIHLSRISLIKLAATTALSLDYLTPGDKVVCVVGSPDLGFLDHLQLLDTAKESEIVMSKGIATIANSVQPEVFQAVLHLSLELAEKGREGKPVGTIFVVGDTEKVMPLVKQMIINPFKGYDEEERNVLSPQLKETIREFAAMDGAFVISGEGIILTAGCYLGAAGGEENLPRGLGSRHQAGAGITTLTSAVAFVISESSGDVRIFKDGKIITQIEKTGR